A window of Buchnera aphidicola (Cinara confinis) genomic DNA:
AATAAATAACCACCGCCAATCTAAAGCTATAACATCAATGACAATAGGTTTATTAAAACCTTCCAAAGATTTTTTAGGATCCAATAAATGTGTTGATTTATAAGATAAAGTCGCTAAAAAAATAGTAATACAAATCGGAATAAACCAAATCAATATTTCTAAAAAAATTGAATGAGACCAATTTGGAATATAATGGTCATCCATTTTTAAAGAATTATATTTATATACAACATAAAACGTTAATAAAAAAACAGGAATTAAGATAAATAACATAGTTTTAAAAGAAAGCAGTATCAATTCTAGTTGAATACGAGTAATATCACCATTAACATATATATATATTTTTTTACTATATTTATATATCATAATAAATAATAACAATAATAAAAAAAATACAATACTTTTTTTATAACTGAAAAATTTTATTTGATTTTTCATGATTTTATACCTATTAAAAATTTTTTATT
This region includes:
- the cyoA gene encoding ubiquinol oxidase subunit II translates to MKNQIKFFSYKKSIVFFLLLLLFIMIYKYSKKIYIYVNGDITRIQLELILLSFKTMLFILIPVFLLTFYVVYKYNSLKMDDHYIPNWSHSIFLEILIWFIPICITIFLATLSYKSTHLLDPKKSLEGFNKPIVIDVIALDWRWLFIYPEYKIATINEVFFPKNIAIKFHITSNSIMNSFFIPDLGSQIYAMAGMSTELNLKARKTGVCKGMSTNYSGKGFSNMKFDVHVVKDFKKFQKWVNEVKLSKNKLIFKKQFLNISKPSENIFVQYFSYVDPLLFYKIINMIKYK